A window of Burkholderiales bacterium contains these coding sequences:
- the lepB gene encoding signal peptidase I yields MNFALIMFVLLVVTGAIWLLDYAVLAKRRVADTREPWWVEYPKSFFPVILVVFLLRSFLVEPFKIPSGSMLPTLLVGDFILVNKFTYGIRLPVINMKIVDVNEPKRGEVMVFRYPVNPSLDYIKRVVGLPGDEVVYRNKRLTVNGREMPVKADGEFNYVESGLNFVPTQRFQEKLGEHQHAILIQKEQPPVQLSGVGNFPSRDNCAYNDEGFTCKVPPGHYFMMGDNRDSSSDSRYWGFVPEENIVGKAFLIWWNFDEFRRIGRGIE; encoded by the coding sequence ATGAATTTTGCATTGATCATGTTCGTGCTGCTGGTCGTGACCGGCGCCATCTGGCTGCTCGACTATGCCGTCCTCGCCAAGCGGCGCGTCGCCGACACGCGCGAGCCGTGGTGGGTCGAGTATCCGAAGAGCTTCTTTCCCGTCATCCTCGTGGTCTTCCTGCTGCGCTCGTTCCTCGTCGAGCCGTTCAAGATCCCTTCGGGCTCGATGCTGCCGACGCTGCTCGTGGGGGATTTCATCCTCGTCAACAAATTCACGTACGGGATCCGTCTACCGGTGATCAACATGAAGATCGTCGACGTCAACGAGCCCAAGCGCGGCGAGGTGATGGTCTTCCGCTACCCGGTCAACCCTTCGCTCGACTACATCAAGCGCGTGGTGGGTCTGCCGGGGGACGAGGTCGTGTACCGGAACAAGCGCCTCACCGTGAACGGCCGGGAGATGCCCGTCAAGGCCGACGGCGAGTTCAACTACGTCGAAAGCGGGCTGAACTTCGTGCCGACCCAGCGCTTCCAGGAGAAGCTCGGCGAGCACCAGCATGCGATCCTCATACAGAAGGAGCAGCCGCCGGTGCAGCTGTCGGGAGTGGGCAACTTTCCGTCTCGCGATAATTGCGCCTACAATGACGAGGGGTTCACGTGCAAGGTGCCGCCCGGTCATTACTTCATGATGGGCGACAACCGCGACAGCAGCAGCGACAGCCGCTACTGGGGATTCGTCCCCGAGGAGAACATCGTCGGGAAGGCCTTTCTGATCTGGTGGAACTTCGACGAGTTCAGGCGCATCGGCCGCGGGATCGAATGA